The Coriobacteriia bacterium region CGCCGAGGACGTCAGCACGATCCTGGTCACGCACGAGCACTCCGACCACATCCGTGGCGTCGACGTCTTCCAGCGCCGGCACGGGATGGCCACTGTCGCCTGCACGCTCGGGACGCGACGAGCCGCCGGCTTTGACGGGCTGGAGGGCGAGGCGGTCGCGCTGGTCCCCGGAGAGATCACCCGGTTCGGGACGCTGTCGGTGCTGCCGTTCCGCACGTCACACGACGCAGCGCAGCCGGTGGGCTACGTGATTGAGACCGAGAGCGGTCAGCGGCTCGGGCTCGCGACCGACACCGGCGTGCTGACCCCGGAAGCCGCCGAGGCGCTAGCCGACGTCGACTTGCTGGGCTTGGAGAGCAACCACGATCTCGGGATGCTCGAGAACGGGCCGTACCCGTCCTACCTGAAGCGCCGCATCCGCTCCGAGCAGGGCCACCTCTCCAACCCCGACGCGTGCGACGCGATCGAGCGGCTGGCAAGCAACCGGCTGCGCCACGTCTTCGCGCTACATCGCTCGAACACCAACAACAGCGCCACGATCGTGCGGCGCGAACTGGCTGCGCGTATGACGGCGATCGGGCTGCGCGTGCCGGTCGAAGTGGCGCCGCAAAACGACATACTGGACTCCGAGCCGCCGCAAGGCATCCTCTTTGGCAAAGAGGCCCGGTGATGCGCGATGACCATGCCAGATGAGCCCCGCCTGCGCGGGCATCAC contains the following coding sequences:
- a CDS encoding MBL fold metallo-hydrolase, with translation MPTASQLRVVFLGSGSAGNAVAVTDGVTTLLVDCGFSARETVRRLKLAGLAAEDVSTILVTHEHSDHIRGVDVFQRRHGMATVACTLGTRRAAGFDGLEGEAVALVPGEITRFGTLSVLPFRTSHDAAQPVGYVIETESGQRLGLATDTGVLTPEAAEALADVDLLGLESNHDLGMLENGPYPSYLKRRIRSEQGHLSNPDACDAIERLASNRLRHVFALHRSNTNNSATIVRRELAARMTAIGLRVPVEVAPQNDILDSEPPQGILFGKEAR